The genomic DNA taATCAATTGCAATAAATGTAAAGGTTCACAGTTTTGAGCTCTCCAAAATATCAAGGCTAGTCGaaacaatgaagcacttgCTACTCTTTGGCTTCCTTCaatgttgaattttgaaactgttAAAATGTGTGTCCTTGATCCTTCCTTtaatatgaggttgatttgatacTCAATTTATTTGTTTCGTCAGTTCCCGCCTTTTGTGTGCCCGTGTGAAATCACgttggtttcaacttgatttgaaaagacaCCAGATATGAGCACAAGACGACCGAGTGCAATGTTTTAATAATTCCGAAATATATCCTTGTGTGAAAACCCCATCACATTGAATTCAGATAAAAATAGCTATTTAAGATGAATGGAATAAAAAGccatgaaagtacaaaaattaatttttgttaaagagatttaaaaaaaaatatcaggcAATAaaatttcatatatttttctaaaattgaccagaattcttgaaaattattcacaaatattttatattttttgctgaaatggctcaaaatgcacaatatATTGCAGAATATGTAAATTATTGCTcttaaatttgcaaaatttgcagagaAATCTCgaatgtgcatttttttgcaaaatttgctcaatatGCAGAATGCAacttttggccggccctattCATCACATTAATGATCAGTTGATCAATCGTCTTTAAGAGTCTTGTCATAAAGCGAAAGAATCCATATATTTCAtgcattgcaaaaaaaaaattttgggGGCATTACCTCAAAAATTGTTTATTCGACCAATTGTAAGACAAAGCGGAGCTTTTAGATTTTCAAACTGATCAAGCATCTGTTAAATACATAATGACGAAATACTACAAatgcaaaggaaaaaaaaactgatgaTGCTGATCGATGACGAGTTTAGAAACTATTCACATAAgtgaaatatatttcattcaatatatttatttatgattaaacgaaaaaagaaaaaaaagtacacGAAGAAAAATGCGACTTAAAACTTTGGCATTTGAGAATTGACAACGCAGACAATCGAAATGTATACAAAAAGCTATCCTTGCATCCATCTAATTGGATTATGAGCCAttgtcattgattttgaatgaccTTTGAGGCACTTTTTTGTACTGTGGAGTTGTAAAAAATCCTTAAAATTGGACTTGCTCCCAGCAAGTCTTTCTGGGCTCTAACTGGTTAAAAATGGCTCGCGAGCTTTTTCCATAAAAAAGGGGATTCTTGTGtttatgaaaaagtgaatcaGTTTAATAGCTCTTTTATTAGTGGTGGGGGTTGTGTAAATTATCCCGGGGATGCTAATTCGTGTTAACTCAACGATGACTCAAAAAGGAAAGGTTGAAATCTAAAtcatttgaacaaagtctAACATTTTATCTATAGCCCGTCAGCGCAAGCTAATTGGTGAAAACTGTAATATCTTACAACGCTTAATCAATTATCAAGTGACAAACTCTGAGCAATACTAAAACTAGTTTGATCTATCTTGTGATTTCTGTTTTAAAATAGATAAAAACTAATTCAGATAAATGTCCAAAACATTAAATTCCATTTGTGAACCACACTCGATAGTTGGGCCTGAGCATACAAAAGCTCCATAAAGAAATTGGGGACTATCTTCCTGAATTGACGGAAATGCagataagaaagaaaaataagaagtgtttttcttcaaaagtctATCAGAGGCTTAGAAGGCCTCATCATCACGCTGAATAACCTTTTACTTCAGGGCTAGTGCGCTGAAAATCACGATGCCGTTTAAGCAAAATGCATTCAGAATGATCGCCCTCGCCAATCCACCCTCGAAAATAGACGTAGGGTATAAATACCAGCAATGCAAAGTGGAAGATCATCAGTTCATCTGGGGCCTTCCAGTGAAAACACATAGCGATTCTAAATTCCCAGTGATTTTCACGAGTCAAGTGCCTCCAATGAACATGTCTTTCCGAAGTAAAAACCTGATGACATGCACCGTGGCTGTGGTGGTGTTTATGATCCTCATACTGGATCAACCTAGCGGGGCGGAGGCTGGTCATGGACACGGTCATGGGCACGGTCATGGTCATGGACACAAGGCCCATGGTACGGCCTGCATCGTCAAAGGCTCGTACTGCTCTTGTCATTACTGCAAGTGCGAAAAAGGTCACATCCATTGCGGAGGTTACGGCAAGAAGGGATACGGCAAGAAGTACTGCTACGGATCCATGGAGGGGGAATACTGTCATTGTGATTACTGCAAGTGCAAGCACGGTTATGGATCCTCTGGTTATGGCAAGTGTCATTAAACTCTGCCACTCTGCAACTTAAATCATCAACGGCCTCACTTCCATCATTTGTTCCTGGATCGCACCGCCCCTTCCCTTCTTTTAAAGAACGGGTGAAGCAACATGGAATCTCTGTTTGAGTCCGAcaagaatcaatcaaattttgattcataGAGGGCAGATGTTGTTATCCATCTATGCTTAGGGTGGTGGAGTGAAATTCAATGTGCTATACACACTTCTCACTCACTCCGGGCTGATCAGCATAG from Tigriopus californicus strain San Diego chromosome 1, Tcal_SD_v2.1, whole genome shotgun sequence includes the following:
- the LOC131882804 gene encoding uncharacterized protein LOC131882804, with protein sequence MPFKQNAFRMIALANPPSKIDVGYKYQQCKVEDHQFIWGLPVKTHSDSKFPVIFTSQVPPMNMSFRSKNLMTCTVAVVVFMILILDQPSGAEAGHGHGHGHGHGHGHKAHGTACIVKGSYCSCHYCKCEKGHIHCGGYGKKGYGKKYCYGSMEGEYCHCDYCKCKHGYGSSGYGKCH